A single region of the Mycobacterium avium subsp. avium genome encodes:
- a CDS encoding YhgE/Pip domain-containing protein: MARSHPQHAAPNPNRNIKAVRTVRFWAAPLVITLALMSALCALYLGGILNPTTNLRHFPIAVVNEDAGPGGAQIVDRLATGLDRNKFDIRVLSRDEAKHQLDTGRVYGSLLIPPSFSSKLRDFATSAVSPARPDKPSITVSTNPRAGTLGASIAGQTLNSAMGTANGIAAQRVMAEVTAQTGGAPLPGATQAGLSSPIEIQSVVYNPLPNGTGNGLSAFYYALLLLLAGFTGSIVVSTLVDALLGYVPAEFGPVYRFAEQVRISRFQTLLLKWAMMVLLGLLTSAVYLAIANGLGMPIDLSWELWAYGVFAIAAVGITSSSLLSVLGTAGMLVSMLVFVIFGLPSAGATVPLEATPPLFRWLAEFEPMHQVFLGTRSLLYFGGRGDAGLSQALTMTSAGLVIGLLLGGIVTHLYDRKGFHRIPGAVEFAIAQDHQAQHQARRGKSTQPPDSPVEPETPAEPESPTNLKAQARKRNSDVPGTSPTRYLY; this comes from the coding sequence ATGGCCAGATCGCACCCGCAGCACGCGGCGCCCAACCCCAACCGGAACATCAAGGCGGTCCGCACCGTTCGGTTCTGGGCGGCTCCCCTGGTTATCACGTTGGCGCTGATGTCCGCGTTGTGCGCGCTGTATCTGGGCGGCATCTTGAACCCGACGACCAATCTGCGTCATTTCCCCATCGCGGTGGTCAACGAGGACGCGGGCCCCGGCGGCGCGCAAATCGTCGACCGGCTGGCCACCGGATTGGACCGGAACAAGTTCGACATCCGGGTGCTCTCGCGCGACGAGGCCAAACATCAACTGGACACCGGACGGGTGTACGGCTCGCTGCTGATACCGCCCAGCTTCTCCTCGAAGCTGCGCGACTTCGCCACCAGCGCGGTGTCGCCCGCCCGCCCCGACAAACCGTCGATCACCGTCTCCACCAATCCGCGGGCCGGCACGCTGGGCGCCAGCATCGCCGGCCAGACCCTCAACTCGGCGATGGGGACGGCGAACGGGATAGCCGCGCAACGGGTTATGGCCGAGGTGACGGCGCAGACCGGTGGCGCGCCGCTGCCCGGGGCGACCCAGGCCGGCCTCAGCTCGCCGATCGAGATCCAGTCGGTCGTTTACAACCCGCTGCCCAACGGCACCGGCAACGGGTTGTCGGCCTTCTATTACGCGCTGCTGCTGTTGCTGGCCGGCTTCACCGGCAGCATCGTGGTGAGCACCCTGGTCGACGCCCTATTGGGTTACGTGCCGGCCGAATTCGGCCCCGTGTACCGCTTCGCCGAGCAGGTCCGCATCTCCAGATTCCAGACGTTGCTGTTGAAGTGGGCGATGATGGTGCTGCTCGGGCTGCTCACGTCGGCGGTGTATCTGGCGATCGCCAACGGGCTCGGCATGCCCATCGACCTGAGCTGGGAACTGTGGGCCTACGGCGTATTCGCCATCGCCGCAGTGGGTATCACGTCCAGTTCGCTGCTGTCGGTGCTGGGGACGGCCGGCATGTTGGTCAGCATGCTGGTGTTCGTGATCTTCGGGTTGCCGTCCGCCGGCGCCACGGTGCCGCTGGAGGCGACGCCGCCGTTGTTCCGCTGGCTGGCCGAATTCGAGCCCATGCACCAGGTTTTCCTGGGCACCCGCTCGCTGCTGTACTTCGGCGGCCGCGGCGACGCCGGCCTGAGCCAGGCGCTCACCATGACGTCGGCCGGCCTGGTCATCGGGCTACTGCTGGGCGGCATCGTCACACATCTCTACGACCGCAAGGGCTTTCACCGGATTCCGGGCGCGGTCGAATTCGCGATCGCCCAGGACCACCAGGCCCAACACCAGGCCCGGCGCGGCAAGTCCACTCAGCCGCCGGACAGCCCCGTCGAGCCGGAGACCCCGGCCGAGCCGGAGAGCCCGACGAACCTGAAAGCCCAAGCGCGCAAACGTAATTCGGACGTGCCCGGAACGTCACCGACCCGTTACTTATATTGA
- a CDS encoding phosphodiester glycosidase family protein, translated as MHFMAERAIVLTRRASFRRLAACCTALSACLTLAVTSGQPLARAADGRDLLANAISSTRGSYLVYNFGPGHPAPMLNAGGSWYEMNNGGHLMIIKNAAGRLSPHLLVDTHQGDQARCENNPGARTAEGLWQASELYAPLQAWQRMGQPTIAINANFFDVRPQKGGSWRQTGCSSPLGAFVDNTNGRGRANQAVTGTVAYPGKQGLSGGGESWSALTTMILPSGGAPYVVWPKTKSDYDAATPVVADLLNKNEKFVAVSGIGLLAPGNTGQLHDGGPSAARTAIGYARQKDEMYIFEGGSYTPDNMQDLFRGLGSDNAVLLDGGGSSAIVLRRDTGGMWAGAGSPRGSCDTRQVLCDSHERALPSWLAFN; from the coding sequence ATTCACTTCATGGCCGAAAGGGCTATCGTGCTGACCCGACGCGCCAGCTTCCGCCGGCTGGCGGCGTGCTGCACCGCCCTGTCCGCCTGCCTCACCCTGGCCGTCACCTCCGGGCAGCCGCTGGCCCGGGCCGCTGACGGCCGTGACCTGCTGGCCAACGCGATCAGCAGCACCCGCGGCTCCTACCTGGTCTACAACTTCGGCCCCGGCCATCCGGCGCCGATGCTCAACGCCGGCGGCAGCTGGTATGAGATGAACAACGGCGGGCACCTGATGATCATCAAGAACGCGGCGGGACGGCTTTCGCCGCACCTGCTGGTCGACACCCACCAGGGCGACCAGGCCCGCTGCGAGAACAACCCCGGCGCCCGCACCGCCGAGGGCCTGTGGCAGGCCTCCGAGCTCTACGCCCCGCTGCAGGCGTGGCAGCGGATGGGCCAGCCGACGATCGCGATCAACGCCAACTTCTTCGACGTGCGCCCGCAGAAGGGCGGCTCCTGGCGCCAGACCGGCTGCAGCTCGCCGCTGGGCGCCTTCGTGGACAACACCAACGGCCGCGGCCGGGCCAACCAGGCGGTCACCGGCACCGTCGCCTACCCCGGCAAGCAGGGCCTGTCCGGCGGCGGGGAGAGCTGGAGCGCGCTGACCACGATGATCCTTCCGTCCGGCGGGGCACCATATGTGGTGTGGCCCAAGACCAAAAGCGACTACGACGCCGCCACTCCCGTCGTCGCCGACCTGCTGAACAAGAACGAGAAGTTCGTCGCGGTGTCGGGCATCGGCCTGCTGGCACCCGGCAACACCGGGCAGCTGCACGACGGCGGGCCGAGCGCGGCGCGCACCGCGATCGGCTACGCCCGGCAGAAGGACGAGATGTACATCTTCGAGGGCGGCAGCTACACCCCGGACAACATGCAGGACCTGTTCCGCGGCCTGGGCAGCGACAACGCCGTGCTGCTCGACGGCGGTGGCTCGTCGGCGATCGTGCTGCGCCGCGACACCGGCGGGATGTGGGCCGGCGCCGGCTCGCCGCGGGGATCGTGCGACACCCGCCAGGTGCTCTGCGACTCGCATGAGCGGGCGCTGCCCAGCTGGCTGGCCTTCAATTAG
- a CDS encoding YoaK family protein — protein sequence MAALLLLTFATGLADAISILVLGHVFVANMTGNVIFLGFWLAPRTSIDLTAVVVALPTFACTTILSGRLARHFGERVRAWISTVLATEIVLLVGLSVLAGSGILSYQQDSKLLMIGILAVTFGLQHSSARQFGIQEFSTTVLTSTIVSLGLDSRLAGGSGERQRLRIGVVATMCAGAFLGATMSRYVVAPVFVVAAAVIAASLLIFRFGPPAAKPAAAEAN from the coding sequence GTGGCGGCGCTGCTGTTGCTGACCTTCGCGACCGGACTGGCCGACGCGATCAGCATCCTGGTGCTCGGTCACGTCTTCGTCGCCAACATGACCGGAAACGTGATCTTCCTGGGGTTCTGGCTGGCGCCGCGGACCAGCATTGACCTGACCGCGGTCGTGGTGGCGCTGCCCACGTTCGCCTGCACCACCATCCTCAGCGGCAGGCTGGCACGGCATTTCGGCGAGCGGGTCCGGGCGTGGATCAGCACGGTGCTGGCGACCGAGATCGTGTTACTGGTGGGACTGTCGGTGCTGGCGGGGTCGGGAATCCTGAGCTACCAACAGGATTCGAAGCTCCTGATGATCGGCATCCTCGCCGTGACGTTCGGTCTGCAGCACTCCAGTGCGCGGCAGTTCGGGATCCAGGAGTTCTCCACCACGGTGTTGACGTCGACGATCGTCAGCCTCGGCCTGGACAGTCGCCTGGCCGGCGGTTCCGGCGAACGGCAGCGGCTGCGGATCGGCGTCGTCGCCACGATGTGCGCCGGCGCGTTCCTGGGCGCGACGATGTCCCGGTATGTGGTCGCGCCGGTGTTCGTGGTCGCGGCGGCGGTGATCGCCGCCAGCCTGCTGATCTTCCGGTTCGGCCCGCCCGCGGCCAAACCCGCTGCGGCGGAAGCTAATTGA